The following proteins are encoded in a genomic region of Bradyrhizobium sp. SK17:
- a CDS encoding NAD(P)-dependent oxidoreductase, which yields MTQKTIGFVGFGEAARCFAAHLAGKGVPPPLVFCEGTTNRPPYSEAFRSIAAAHGVELVDSLRELMTRADIVFSAVVVATAMPVGQSIAALVRPGMLVIDINASTPKAKRLTADAVLANGGAFVDANLMGAVSIYGAAVPLYCSGDGAERFAGLFAPLGFAIEHAGPDAGTAAAVKMLRSVVTKGMEALIVEALTAASLAGVRGEALRGICEPMDATRYSKFVDMCVRTDVLHAERRAVEMDGVAEGLREIGLQPIMTEATAARLRTSARLGLRDEFAARPAYSADDVLDAYAARTAGLQRP from the coding sequence ATGACCCAAAAGACAATCGGCTTTGTCGGCTTCGGAGAAGCGGCCCGGTGCTTCGCGGCACATCTGGCGGGGAAGGGTGTTCCACCACCGCTGGTGTTTTGCGAGGGAACGACCAATCGTCCACCGTATTCGGAAGCGTTCCGGAGTATCGCCGCCGCGCACGGCGTCGAGCTGGTGGACAGCCTGCGCGAGCTGATGACGCGCGCCGACATAGTGTTCTCCGCGGTCGTGGTCGCGACCGCCATGCCGGTCGGCCAATCGATTGCCGCGTTGGTCCGGCCGGGGATGCTGGTGATCGACATCAACGCCTCGACGCCCAAGGCCAAGCGGCTGACAGCGGATGCCGTGCTGGCCAACGGCGGTGCCTTCGTCGACGCCAACCTGATGGGCGCGGTCAGCATCTATGGCGCGGCGGTGCCGCTATACTGCTCGGGCGATGGCGCCGAGCGCTTCGCCGGTTTGTTTGCGCCGCTCGGCTTTGCGATCGAGCACGCCGGCCCCGACGCGGGCACCGCAGCCGCGGTGAAGATGCTTCGCAGCGTGGTGACCAAGGGCATGGAGGCGCTGATCGTCGAGGCGCTCACCGCCGCCTCGCTGGCGGGCGTGCGCGGCGAGGCGCTGCGCGGCATCTGCGAGCCGATGGATGCGACGCGCTACAGCAAATTCGTCGACATGTGCGTGCGCACCGATGTGCTGCACGCCGAGCGACGCGCGGTCGAAATGGACGGCGTTGCGGAGGGGCTGCGCGAGATCGGCTTGCAGCCGATCATGACCGAGGCCACCGCCGCACGGCTCAGGACGTCGGCGCGGCTCGGCCTGCGTGATGAATTCGCGGCGCGTCCGGCCTACAGTGCCGACGACGTGCTCGATGCCTATGCGGCACGGACCGCCGGGTTGCAGCGCCCGTAG
- a CDS encoding MFS transporter, translating into MTMADRARVLGMDRQLAGVLLVLAVAQVFGWGTLGLPAIAGHQIAADLRIPLPMVFAGTSVFYVTMGLCGPLLAGPFRRVGARRVMMIGSAVAALGFVVLACAREVVLYFTAWAILGAAGSAALSTAAYIMLNEVAGRNAKGAIGALMLVTGLSSSIFWPTTGFLTAAIGWHGTCLVYAATMILVCLPLYTFGLPRRAVDDAEAAPSSHRSAAPPPARSTFFLVVAAIALNAFVSFGFSAVLVELLKAQGLSAPEAIAFGSMLGIVQVSARAIDFLGGGRWDGISTGLVAGALLPVAMLILIAGHGSHWAIAAFILIYGLGSGALAVARATIPLAFYDKSEFAKASSHIALPLNLISAASPPTLAYLLTRFGGNAVLELAIACSVCALVLLAILGRRRPVFEITATS; encoded by the coding sequence ATGACGATGGCGGACCGGGCACGGGTCCTTGGCATGGACAGGCAACTCGCCGGCGTTCTCCTCGTCCTTGCCGTCGCCCAGGTGTTCGGGTGGGGCACCCTCGGCCTGCCGGCCATCGCCGGCCACCAGATCGCGGCCGATCTGCGGATCCCGCTCCCCATGGTGTTTGCCGGCACCTCGGTTTTCTATGTGACCATGGGCCTGTGCGGGCCGCTGCTCGCCGGGCCGTTCCGGCGGGTCGGCGCGCGGCGCGTCATGATGATCGGCAGCGCCGTCGCCGCGCTCGGCTTCGTCGTGCTGGCCTGTGCCCGCGAGGTGGTGTTGTACTTCACCGCCTGGGCGATCCTCGGCGCCGCCGGCAGCGCGGCGCTGAGCACGGCCGCCTACATCATGCTGAACGAGGTGGCCGGGCGGAACGCGAAGGGCGCGATCGGCGCGCTGATGCTGGTCACCGGATTGTCCAGCAGCATCTTCTGGCCGACGACAGGGTTTCTCACCGCGGCGATCGGCTGGCACGGCACCTGTCTGGTCTATGCCGCGACGATGATTTTGGTCTGCCTGCCGCTCTACACGTTCGGGCTGCCGCGCCGTGCGGTCGATGACGCCGAAGCCGCGCCGTCATCGCACCGGTCGGCCGCGCCGCCGCCGGCCAGAAGCACGTTTTTCCTTGTGGTCGCGGCGATCGCGCTGAACGCGTTCGTCAGCTTCGGCTTCAGTGCGGTACTGGTGGAACTTCTGAAGGCGCAGGGATTGTCGGCGCCGGAGGCGATCGCGTTCGGCTCGATGCTCGGCATCGTGCAGGTCTCGGCGCGCGCGATCGATTTCCTCGGCGGCGGCCGCTGGGACGGTATCAGCACGGGACTGGTCGCCGGCGCACTGCTGCCGGTCGCGATGCTGATTCTGATCGCCGGCCACGGCAGCCACTGGGCGATTGCGGCCTTCATCCTGATCTACGGTCTCGGCAGCGGCGCGCTCGCGGTTGCGCGCGCGACCATCCCGCTGGCGTTCTACGACAAGAGCGAATTCGCCAAGGCCTCGTCCCATATCGCGCTGCCGTTGAACCTGATCTCGGCGGCGTCGCCGCCGACGCTCGCCTATCTGCTGACACGGTTCGGCGGCAACGCCGTGCTCGAGCTCGCGATCGCCTGCTCGGTCTGCGCCCTGGTGCTGCTCGCCATCCTCGGCCGCCGCCGGCCGGTGTTCGAGATCACCGCGACCTCATGA
- a CDS encoding GDCCVxC domain-containing (seleno)protein, translated as MQRISTLTCPACGFAKTETMPTDACQFFYDCVGCGIRLKPKPGDCCVFCSYGSVPCPPVQADGKCCGDAACSGQ; from the coding sequence ATGCAACGCATCTCCACCCTGACCTGCCCGGCTTGCGGCTTCGCCAAGACCGAGACCATGCCGACCGACGCCTGCCAGTTCTTCTACGACTGCGTGGGCTGCGGCATCCGCCTCAAGCCGAAGCCCGGCGATTGCTGCGTGTTCTGCTCCTACGGCTCCGTGCCGTGCCCTCCCGTCCAGGCGGACGGAAAATGCTGCGGTGATGCCGCATGTAGCGGCCAATGA